Proteins from a genomic interval of Lathamus discolor isolate bLatDis1 chromosome 11, bLatDis1.hap1, whole genome shotgun sequence:
- the SPINT4 gene encoding kunitz-type protease inhibitor 4 isoform X2 has protein sequence MELMPGHLFLFPLLAALLPLAARCGPTPLTAGQKELGTVKPGYCYHIPEVEDLLHQDCNACHKDASCSHCTSDAGCPGATKCCPSKCGYTCQEPVLDFCYLPSVCGNCKALFRRFFFNVSSQQCEEFIYGGCGGNRNNFETKDECFQACSHIVPGAR, from the exons ATGGAGCTGATGCCCGGCCacctctttctcttccccctcctcgcagccctgctccccctcGCCGCACGGTGTGGCCCGACCCCGCTCACAGCTGGACAAAAGGAGCTGGGGACGG TGAAGCCCGGGTACTGCTACCACATCCCGGAGGTGGAGGACCTGCTGCACCAGGACTGCAATGCCTGCCACAAAGatgcctcctgctcccactgcaCCAGCGATGCTGGCTGCCCCGGTGCCACCAAGTGCTGCCCCAGCAAGTGTGGCTACACGTGCCAGGAGCCAGTGCTGG ACTTCTGCTACCtgccctccgtctgtgggaaCTGCAAGGCTCTCTTCCGCCGCTTCTTCTTCAACGTCTCCAGCCAGCAGTGCGAGGAGTTCATCTACGGCGGCTGCGGTGGCAACAGGAACAACTTCGAGACCAAGGACGAGTGCTTCCAGGCCTGCTCCCACATTG TTCCAGGTGCCCGGTAG
- the SPINT4 gene encoding kunitz-type protease inhibitor 4 isoform X1 has product MELMPGHLFLFPLLAALLPLAARCGPTPLTAGQKELGTVKPGYCYHIPEVEDLLHQDCNACHKDASCSHCTSDAGCPGATKCCPSKCGYTCQEPVLDFCYLPSVCGNCKALFRRFFFNVSSQQCEEFIYGGCGGNRNNFETKDECFQACSHIVLSRGAQWPRTGPCPREAAAGAHGPVPVGSRSPQGWQ; this is encoded by the exons ATGGAGCTGATGCCCGGCCacctctttctcttccccctcctcgcagccctgctccccctcGCCGCACGGTGTGGCCCGACCCCGCTCACAGCTGGACAAAAGGAGCTGGGGACGG TGAAGCCCGGGTACTGCTACCACATCCCGGAGGTGGAGGACCTGCTGCACCAGGACTGCAATGCCTGCCACAAAGatgcctcctgctcccactgcaCCAGCGATGCTGGCTGCCCCGGTGCCACCAAGTGCTGCCCCAGCAAGTGTGGCTACACGTGCCAGGAGCCAGTGCTGG ACTTCTGCTACCtgccctccgtctgtgggaaCTGCAAGGCTCTCTTCCGCCGCTTCTTCTTCAACGTCTCCAGCCAGCAGTGCGAGGAGTTCATCTACGGCGGCTGCGGTGGCAACAGGAACAACTTCGAGACCAAGGACGAGTGCTTCCAGGCCTGCTCCCACATTG TGCTGTCCCGGGGAGCGCAGTGGCCCCGGACAGGTCCCTGCCCACgggaagctgctgctggtgcccaCGGCCCTGTCCCCGTGGGGAGCCGTTCCCCACAGGGCTGGCAGTGA